In a genomic window of Nitrospiraceae bacterium:
- the gcvH gene encoding glycine cleavage system protein GcvH, translating into MIPANLRYHQEHEWIRVNGTQATLGISHFAQDALGDIVFIDLPKVGASVTAGQQIGEVESTKTTSTIYTPISGTIVKVNTDLKDHPEVVNSDPYGKGWMAVVELSNPGEVEKLMTATQYETFLKNQKH; encoded by the coding sequence ATGATTCCAGCAAATCTTCGGTATCATCAGGAGCATGAATGGATTCGGGTCAACGGCACGCAGGCCACATTGGGGATTAGTCATTTTGCGCAGGATGCCCTTGGCGACATCGTCTTTATTGATCTCCCCAAAGTCGGAGCCTCGGTGACGGCCGGGCAGCAGATCGGTGAAGTGGAATCGACGAAAACCACCTCGACGATTTATACGCCGATCAGCGGCACCATTGTGAAGGTCAATACCGATTTAAAAGACCATCCGGAAGTCGTCAACTCTGATCCCTATGGGAAAGGCTGGATGGCGGTCGTTGAGCTTTCAAACCCAGGGGAAGTAGAGAAGTTGATGACGGCAACACAGTACGAGACCTTCCTCAAAAACCAAAAACATTGA
- a CDS encoding tetratricopeptide repeat protein has protein sequence MMLPLTACHHTAYPVAPSIPPVESGINLQLDTQTRSLEEAYRAYVQGRYSKASILFKRFIEANPQSPRLSEARWWLARSYEAQGNVPGAIAEYRTLAGASSPPNDSASGYQAHAVRRLDALMQNGGTAVLSEMRSVVLSVSYVDWSRIADLSSWIAKVRKAGVTTLLIDAGTSMADLDRSPATGVYFKTSVVPLIDDLLGRVIPLAHAEGVAVFARLDLHQAAWMSPNPEWVNAVRGPSALLSQSSSLVDVLNPEYQQTVSRIVDDLCRTGIDGLVLQARMKKGFAEEISPTSWAVFERQFGSSTKGEPPSPSFWRWAGWKTRSYLRFVGQLRDQVRRERSTRSMVMTVHASAVLDPKASLIDYGEDLLETRLRGFDALVLLESEASTGGGIGRTELVKRLAQATTGERPLWLGLALTRSDPDMIPEAVTTTLTAMSEQPHTPLVLMNGAVVP, from the coding sequence ATGATGCTGCCCCTCACCGCATGCCACCATACTGCCTATCCCGTTGCACCTTCTATTCCGCCGGTCGAATCCGGAATTAATCTGCAGCTCGATACCCAGACGAGGTCTCTCGAGGAAGCCTACCGCGCCTATGTTCAAGGCCGATATTCCAAGGCGTCGATACTGTTCAAGCGGTTCATCGAGGCCAATCCACAATCTCCACGACTCAGTGAAGCCCGTTGGTGGCTGGCTCGATCCTACGAAGCGCAGGGCAATGTCCCAGGCGCAATCGCTGAATATCGAACGTTGGCAGGGGCTTCTAGTCCGCCGAACGATTCCGCCTCCGGCTACCAAGCTCATGCCGTCCGACGGCTCGATGCCCTCATGCAGAATGGCGGGACCGCTGTTTTGTCGGAGATGCGCTCGGTCGTCTTGTCGGTGAGCTATGTTGATTGGAGCCGGATCGCAGATCTCTCTTCTTGGATCGCGAAGGTGCGCAAGGCGGGCGTCACGACCTTATTGATCGATGCCGGGACATCCATGGCTGATCTGGATCGGTCTCCCGCCACAGGAGTGTATTTCAAAACATCCGTGGTCCCGCTTATCGACGATTTGCTGGGCCGCGTGATTCCGCTCGCCCACGCAGAAGGAGTCGCTGTCTTCGCTCGGCTGGACCTCCATCAAGCGGCCTGGATGTCTCCCAACCCAGAGTGGGTCAATGCAGTTCGAGGCCCGAGCGCACTACTGTCACAATCGAGTAGTTTGGTGGACGTTCTCAATCCGGAATACCAGCAAACAGTCAGCCGTATCGTCGACGATCTATGTCGAACCGGCATCGACGGACTGGTCTTGCAGGCCAGAATGAAAAAAGGATTCGCGGAGGAAATCAGCCCAACGTCCTGGGCTGTGTTTGAACGGCAATTTGGCTCATCGACCAAGGGAGAACCCCCCAGTCCATCATTTTGGAGATGGGCAGGGTGGAAAACGCGCAGCTATCTCCGATTTGTCGGGCAATTACGGGATCAGGTACGCCGAGAGCGGTCGACTCGTAGTATGGTGATGACTGTTCATGCAAGCGCAGTTCTGGATCCGAAAGCATCGCTGATCGATTACGGGGAGGACCTGCTCGAAACCAGACTGAGAGGATTCGATGCTTTAGTACTTCTAGAGTCGGAAGCTTCGACCGGAGGCGGGATCGGTCGGACGGAACTCGTGAAACGGCTGGCTCAGGCGACGACGGGAGAGCGACCCCTCTGGCTCGGTCTGGCACTCACTCGATCGGATCCGGATATGATACCAGAGGCAGTTACCACGACGCTGACTGCAATGTCAGAACAACCTCACACCCCGCTCGTCCTGATGAACGGGGCAGTCGTTCCTTGA
- the ndk gene encoding nucleoside-diphosphate kinase, translated as MSERTLAIIKPDAVKKHVIGDIISRYEKAGLKPVAMKLMHLSKATAEGFYAVHKARPFFESLCTFMSSGPAVVLVLQGENAIKKNREIMGATDPAKAEKGTIRAAHGANIEYNAVHGSDSPETARFEIGYFFSEMELVR; from the coding sequence ATGAGTGAACGAACGCTCGCGATCATCAAGCCTGATGCGGTAAAAAAGCATGTCATCGGTGACATCATCAGCCGGTATGAGAAGGCAGGGCTCAAGCCAGTCGCGATGAAACTAATGCATCTGTCGAAAGCAACAGCAGAAGGATTTTACGCCGTTCACAAGGCCAGGCCGTTTTTTGAGAGCCTGTGCACCTTCATGTCGTCCGGGCCAGCCGTTGTTCTCGTGCTGCAGGGCGAGAACGCCATCAAGAAGAATCGAGAAATCATGGGGGCGACGGACCCGGCAAAGGCTGAGAAGGGGACGATCCGCGCCGCACATGGGGCCAACATCGAATATAACGCCGTCCACGGATCGGACTCGCCGGAGACGGCGCGATTCGAGATTGGGTACTTTTTCTCAGAAATGGAGCTCGTTCGATAG
- the mtnA gene encoding S-methyl-5-thioribose-1-phosphate isomerase: MVPTVEWSDGAVRLLDQSRLPESVEFLDCREYQTVVRAIRDLKVRGAPAIGVTAAMGIALGAQAVKATVWSEFETAVLAICDQLAATRPTAVNLFWAIDRMKRKLGELRSQSIVSIKAALVAESQAILDEDIALCKAMGRHGAELIKHGQTVLTHCNAGALATAGYGTALGVIRAAWEQGKQIRVIADETRPVLQGARLTAWELMQDKIPVTLITDNMAGALMRKGNIHLCVVGADRIAANGDVANKIGTYSVAVLAKAHRIPFYVAAPYSTIDLKTKSGDDIPIEQRNPAEVTSIHGSHPVAPAGVDVYNPAFDVTPAEYITGIITERGVFPPHELARTFSS; this comes from the coding sequence ATGGTTCCTACGGTTGAATGGAGCGATGGCGCAGTTCGCCTGCTCGATCAAAGCCGCTTGCCTGAGTCCGTCGAGTTTCTCGATTGCCGAGAGTACCAAACAGTCGTGCGAGCAATCCGTGACCTTAAAGTCAGAGGGGCTCCTGCGATTGGAGTGACCGCGGCAATGGGGATCGCGCTGGGAGCGCAGGCGGTGAAGGCGACTGTCTGGAGCGAATTTGAAACCGCCGTCCTTGCGATTTGTGACCAGCTCGCTGCGACGAGGCCGACCGCTGTCAATTTGTTTTGGGCGATCGATCGGATGAAGCGGAAACTGGGTGAACTCCGCAGTCAGTCGATCGTATCCATCAAAGCAGCCTTGGTCGCTGAATCTCAGGCAATCCTTGACGAGGATATTGCGCTCTGTAAAGCGATGGGTCGGCACGGGGCAGAATTAATTAAACACGGCCAGACGGTGCTTACCCATTGCAACGCCGGCGCGTTGGCGACGGCCGGGTATGGTACTGCGCTCGGTGTGATCAGAGCGGCGTGGGAACAGGGGAAGCAAATCAGGGTCATTGCCGACGAAACCCGCCCCGTGCTGCAAGGCGCACGACTCACAGCGTGGGAACTGATGCAGGACAAGATTCCGGTGACGTTGATAACCGACAATATGGCCGGTGCCCTGATGCGCAAGGGGAACATTCATCTCTGTGTCGTTGGGGCCGATCGCATTGCAGCCAACGGCGACGTGGCCAACAAGATTGGAACTTATTCGGTAGCGGTGTTGGCGAAGGCCCACAGAATTCCCTTTTACGTTGCGGCACCCTATTCGACGATCGATCTCAAGACCAAGTCCGGGGACGACATTCCGATCGAACAGCGCAACCCAGCGGAAGTGACCTCCATCCACGGAAGTCATCCCGTCGCCCCGGCCGGTGTCGACGTATACAATCCCGCCTTCGATGTCACGCCGGCTGAATACATCACCGGTATCATTACTGAACGAGGGGTGTTCCCACCGCATGAACTCGCTCGAACATTTTCCAGCTGA
- a CDS encoding DNA internalization-related competence protein ComEC/Rec2, giving the protein MLPSLTFAFIAGLLVGSQVPYFPLVISCVLLLVAFVSVAVERSALIPTRLRSWWFACLLAGIVYWTAMAGPVVRDPGATQFDEAVLDVSGRIIVPVQQSSDRMLLIVRLDEGTSESRPFQRVRLTWRAPERQVFHGDRIGFHARLRPPTGSSNPGGFDYAAHLERQGIDAVASVTGADAVQVLQSGLTDGRWTIWNQIDRWRGRIRTAAIQTLSQPALGLYLGVVIGDRGYFDGSLRDEFMVTGTVHLISISGSHLGLVAIVVFVAIRRGLLLLPGGWLLRLSRYMTATQLAALGTIVPVVGYACLAGAEVATLRSLIMVLVALLALWLGQERRIFYALAVAALVLLLPDPQAVFDISFQLSFVSVLAIAGWMVWSSESRTDDVDERSRPVTCKILRWGQDAIVMSGVVTIATLPLVAFYFNQIPWLGVITNLAAVPITGAVLVPLGLGAGVWQLMAGEMHLPMAGVMQWLFDGFISAVRVTATIPGGEWHVAAPALVTIVTFYGCLALAVWFSGGRLIRGVAIGGVAVILLWWIWSPRLWLDGDRFRITFLDVGQGDSAVIELPDKEVIVIDGGAAYERFDMGRGVVAPYLWNRGIRTIDHLIGTHPQLDHLGGLTWLIRHVPVKRYWGSGERRDEIFYQRFVDSLHEKGLEEHVAHEGQEIVADGPCRLLVLNPPMVQSTHANGATTRRVGSILNNRSVVSRLECGRHSFLFAADVEQDALSRTERQPFMQSVEVVKVPHHGAVSSLDEEWLTLLRPTYAVVSAGRYNPYGHPNPKVLQAYSGQGIKILRTDEDGGVWITGKLSTSMLSIHRTRDKKLEPIRLSACVWSCEQANWSRVWRRVVDGWQD; this is encoded by the coding sequence ATGCTGCCGTCCCTCACCTTTGCTTTCATCGCCGGACTTCTCGTCGGGTCACAGGTTCCCTATTTCCCGCTGGTGATCTCCTGCGTACTGCTGCTCGTTGCTTTTGTTAGTGTCGCCGTCGAACGTTCCGCTTTGATTCCCACTCGTCTCAGGTCGTGGTGGTTTGCCTGCCTGCTGGCGGGTATCGTCTATTGGACGGCGATGGCTGGGCCCGTTGTTCGTGATCCCGGTGCGACTCAATTCGATGAGGCTGTCCTGGACGTGAGCGGACGGATCATAGTGCCTGTTCAACAATCGTCTGATCGCATGCTGCTGATCGTGAGGCTAGACGAGGGGACCTCGGAATCGCGACCTTTCCAACGTGTCAGACTGACATGGCGGGCGCCGGAGCGGCAGGTCTTCCACGGCGACCGGATTGGGTTCCACGCGCGCCTACGCCCTCCAACAGGCTCATCGAATCCGGGAGGATTTGATTACGCGGCGCATCTCGAGCGTCAGGGTATTGATGCGGTGGCCTCGGTGACCGGAGCGGACGCGGTTCAGGTTCTGCAATCGGGTTTGACCGACGGACGGTGGACGATTTGGAATCAAATTGATCGCTGGCGAGGGCGCATTCGAACGGCTGCGATCCAAACTCTCTCTCAGCCGGCCCTTGGTTTATATCTGGGAGTCGTCATTGGAGACCGTGGTTATTTTGACGGATCGCTCCGCGACGAATTCATGGTAACGGGGACGGTCCACCTGATCTCGATTTCTGGATCCCACTTGGGTCTGGTCGCCATCGTCGTGTTTGTAGCAATCCGCCGAGGGCTCCTGCTGTTACCGGGCGGATGGCTGCTCCGACTTTCTCGATACATGACGGCAACCCAACTGGCGGCACTGGGCACGATTGTGCCGGTCGTCGGCTACGCCTGTCTTGCCGGTGCAGAAGTGGCCACGTTGCGCTCCTTGATCATGGTGTTGGTGGCACTGTTGGCCCTTTGGCTTGGACAAGAACGTCGCATCTTTTATGCTCTGGCGGTAGCGGCTCTCGTTCTGCTCCTTCCCGATCCACAGGCGGTGTTCGACATCTCATTTCAGCTGTCGTTTGTGTCAGTACTCGCGATCGCTGGATGGATGGTGTGGTCGAGTGAGTCACGGACAGACGATGTTGACGAACGATCCCGTCCTGTCACGTGCAAAATTTTGCGGTGGGGCCAGGATGCGATCGTGATGAGTGGCGTGGTCACGATAGCCACACTTCCGTTGGTCGCTTTCTATTTCAACCAGATTCCTTGGCTTGGCGTCATCACGAATCTCGCAGCAGTGCCGATCACCGGCGCCGTGCTTGTCCCTTTAGGTTTGGGTGCCGGCGTCTGGCAGCTGATGGCTGGTGAAATGCACTTGCCAATGGCTGGAGTGATGCAATGGCTCTTTGACGGATTCATATCGGCTGTCCGTGTCACCGCCACGATTCCCGGAGGAGAATGGCATGTGGCGGCGCCGGCCCTCGTTACTATAGTGACGTTTTACGGATGTCTCGCTCTGGCTGTTTGGTTCAGTGGTGGACGGCTTATTCGAGGAGTTGCCATCGGAGGTGTTGCGGTTATCTTGCTGTGGTGGATCTGGTCGCCCAGGTTGTGGCTTGACGGGGACCGGTTTCGGATCACATTTTTGGATGTAGGACAGGGTGACAGTGCGGTCATTGAATTGCCTGATAAAGAGGTCATTGTCATTGACGGTGGCGCGGCCTACGAGCGATTTGATATGGGGCGAGGCGTTGTGGCGCCCTATCTATGGAACCGAGGGATCCGGACGATCGATCATCTCATCGGTACGCATCCCCAACTGGATCATCTCGGTGGACTGACCTGGTTGATCCGACACGTTCCTGTCAAAAGGTACTGGGGCTCCGGCGAGCGACGAGACGAAATCTTCTATCAACGATTTGTCGACTCATTACACGAGAAAGGACTCGAGGAGCACGTTGCCCATGAGGGGCAAGAGATTGTAGCGGACGGTCCCTGTAGGCTTCTCGTGTTGAATCCGCCGATGGTTCAATCGACGCACGCGAACGGAGCGACGACTCGGAGGGTCGGGAGCATCCTCAATAACCGATCGGTCGTCAGCCGATTGGAGTGCGGCAGGCACTCATTTTTGTTTGCCGCTGATGTTGAACAGGATGCTCTGTCTCGCACGGAGCGACAACCATTTATGCAATCGGTTGAAGTGGTAAAGGTGCCTCATCACGGAGCAGTGAGTTCCCTCGATGAGGAATGGTTAACCTTGTTGCGCCCCACGTACGCCGTGGTGTCAGCCGGTAGGTATAACCCGTATGGACACCCGAACCCCAAAGTTCTCCAGGCCTATTCAGGGCAAGGGATCAAAATCTTGCGCACGGACGAGGACGGAGGAGTCTGGATCACAGGCAAGTTGTCAACTTCCATGCTCTCAATTCATAGGACCCGAGATAAAAAATTGGAACCGATACGGCTCTCAGCGTGTGTGTGGAGCTGTGAACAAGCCAATTGGAGTCGAGTCTGGAGACGGGTTGTTGACGGATGGCAAGATTAA
- the glmM gene encoding phosphoglucosamine mutase, which yields MRKLFGTDGVRGVANLEPMTSETAMQLGRAAAHLFMRRAGRHRIVIGKDTRVSGYMLESALTSGICSMGVDVLLVGPMPTPAIAFLTRSLRADAGVMISASHNPYQDNGIKFFSNDGLKLPDEMEARIEQLIVSNEISHLRPTADAIGKAFRIDDAEGRYIEFVKRSLPKDLDFQGITLVVDCAHGAAYKVAPAILRELGATVKVIGNSPDGMNINAGCGAVHPELVQKAVLEHGAHVGIALDGDADRAMFVCEKGNVINGDHIMAALGIDLHRQGRLAKQTVVGTVMSNFGLELALSKAGITLARTAVGDRYLLERMLGDGFNFGGEQSGHFIFLDHNTTGDGLVSALQVLSLMKRTQKPLSELAQAMTAVPQVLVNVQVSHKPNLDTVPDLEEAIRAGERRLNGSGRVLVRYSGTESLLRIMVEGERDALIQEVANQLAQVVRTHLG from the coding sequence ATGCGTAAATTGTTTGGCACGGACGGAGTTCGAGGGGTCGCGAATCTCGAACCCATGACGAGTGAGACTGCGATGCAGCTTGGCCGAGCTGCCGCCCATCTCTTCATGCGTCGAGCCGGGCGCCACCGGATCGTCATCGGCAAGGACACTCGCGTCTCCGGTTATATGTTGGAGTCCGCGTTGACCTCCGGTATCTGTTCGATGGGGGTTGACGTGCTGTTGGTCGGTCCGATGCCGACTCCGGCTATCGCCTTCCTCACCAGAAGCCTTCGGGCCGATGCCGGTGTGATGATTTCGGCATCGCACAACCCCTATCAAGACAATGGGATCAAATTCTTTTCAAATGACGGTCTGAAATTGCCAGATGAGATGGAAGCGCGCATCGAGCAACTCATCGTGTCGAATGAAATCAGCCATCTCCGTCCGACGGCCGATGCGATCGGCAAGGCATTCCGTATCGACGACGCCGAAGGACGCTACATTGAGTTCGTCAAACGGTCGTTGCCAAAGGATCTGGACTTTCAGGGCATCACGCTGGTTGTCGACTGTGCCCACGGGGCCGCCTACAAAGTGGCGCCTGCTATCTTGCGCGAGCTCGGTGCGACAGTGAAGGTAATCGGAAACAGCCCTGACGGGATGAATATCAACGCTGGCTGTGGAGCCGTCCATCCCGAACTTGTACAGAAAGCCGTGTTGGAGCATGGCGCTCATGTGGGGATCGCGCTGGATGGTGACGCCGACCGAGCCATGTTTGTGTGCGAAAAGGGAAATGTGATCAACGGAGATCATATCATGGCGGCGCTGGGAATCGACCTTCATCGACAGGGTCGCTTGGCGAAGCAGACTGTCGTGGGTACCGTGATGAGTAACTTCGGTCTTGAGCTGGCTCTCTCAAAAGCCGGGATCACGCTGGCCCGAACGGCGGTGGGAGATCGCTACCTCCTCGAACGGATGTTGGGTGACGGTTTCAACTTCGGTGGGGAACAGTCCGGGCATTTTATTTTTCTCGATCACAACACGACGGGCGATGGATTGGTTTCTGCCTTACAGGTATTGTCGTTAATGAAGCGGACGCAAAAACCTTTGTCCGAGCTGGCCCAAGCGATGACGGCAGTTCCGCAAGTCTTGGTCAACGTTCAGGTGTCTCACAAGCCCAATCTTGATACGGTTCCGGATCTCGAGGAAGCGATCCGCGCGGGCGAACGTCGTCTGAACGGAAGCGGGCGGGTGCTGGTTCGATATTCAGGAACTGAATCGTTGTTACGCATCATGGTTGAGGGCGAACGCGACGCCCTTATCCAGGAAGTTGCGAATCAGTTGGCCCAGGTCGTTCGAACCCATCTAGGATAA
- the folP gene encoding dihydropteroate synthase → MILRAKDRTIGVSDRPLVMGVVNVTPDSFFDGGKYATTDAVVRHALQLTEEGADLLDIGGESTRPGSDSIEAGEELRRLLPVVTAVAKAVTIPISVDTKKSTVARAALEAGAVIINDVTALQADAAMADLVAATGAGVVLMHMRGMPKTMQEAPSYDDVVGEVTEFFRERVKFCRERGIGQDQIVLDPGIGFGKLLVHNLTLLGQLESFAQFGRPILVGVSMKAFIGQVLGRPLEERSWGTAAAIALAVSKGAGILRVHNVRGMKEVVAMAAAITRYANASARVQHA, encoded by the coding sequence GTGATTCTGCGGGCCAAAGATCGAACCATCGGGGTCAGTGATCGCCCTTTGGTGATGGGCGTGGTTAATGTCACTCCTGACTCATTTTTCGACGGAGGGAAGTATGCGACGACGGATGCCGTAGTCCGCCATGCACTTCAACTCACGGAGGAAGGGGCCGACTTGCTGGACATCGGAGGTGAATCCACTCGTCCCGGTTCGGACTCTATTGAGGCGGGAGAAGAACTCCGACGCCTGTTGCCAGTCGTGACGGCTGTGGCAAAGGCGGTGACCATACCAATCTCAGTCGATACGAAGAAATCAACAGTGGCGCGGGCTGCGCTGGAAGCGGGAGCGGTGATCATCAACGATGTGACCGCACTGCAGGCTGATGCGGCCATGGCGGATCTGGTGGCGGCGACGGGGGCGGGAGTCGTGCTCATGCATATGCGGGGGATGCCAAAGACGATGCAGGAAGCTCCGTCGTATGACGACGTTGTCGGCGAGGTGACGGAATTTTTCCGGGAACGCGTCAAGTTCTGTAGAGAACGAGGGATTGGACAAGACCAGATCGTGCTTGATCCGGGGATAGGATTTGGTAAGCTGCTGGTACATAATCTGACGTTGCTAGGACAACTTGAGTCCTTTGCTCAGTTTGGCCGACCGATTCTGGTTGGAGTATCGATGAAAGCGTTTATCGGACAAGTACTGGGCCGCCCGTTGGAAGAACGGTCTTGGGGGACGGCAGCAGCAATCGCCCTTGCAGTCAGCAAGGGAGCCGGAATTCTTCGTGTCCATAATGTCAGAGGGATGAAAGAGGTCGTGGCCATGGCGGCGGCGATCACGCGGTACGCCAACGCATCCGCGCGAGTCCAACATGCGTAA
- the ftsH gene encoding ATP-dependent zinc metalloprotease FtsH — MNSRAKNLLFWVVVGLFMILLFNLFSVPTHAPEEEVIFSDFMAKLDKGDIEKVIIKASHISAILKDKTRIRTYSAEYPELVKVLREKGVQIEAKPPDESPWYITFLVTWGPFVLFLGLWFFLMRQMQIGGNKALSFGKSRARMLTEERKKVTFSDVAGIDEAKEEVLEIIEFLKDPRKFQKLGGRIPKGVLIVGPPGTGKTLLAKAIAGEAGVPFFSISGSDFVEMFVGVGASRVRDLFEQGKKHAPCIIFIDEIDAVGRLRGAGLGGGHDEREQTLNQLLVEMDGFDTTEGVILIAATNRPDVLDPALLRPGRFDRQVVVNRPDLRGRTEILKVHTKKVPVAVDVELEKIARGTPGFSGADLENLVNEAALWAARQNKKEVELVDFEMAKDKVLMGAERKSMILSDEEKRITAYHEAGHALMAKLLPGTDPVHKVTIIPRGRALGVTMQLPTDDRHNYSKEFLYNTLAILMGGRVAEELVLKNITTGAGNDLERATDLARKMVCEWGMSEKLGPLTFGRKEEEIFLGREIATKRDFSEQVALDIDSEIKRLVSENYERAKRLLTDHMRSLKALAEALLEKEVLDAPEIDQILMQSTSQTVPA, encoded by the coding sequence TGAATTCCAGAGCAAAGAACCTTCTTTTTTGGGTCGTGGTCGGGCTCTTCATGATTCTTCTGTTCAATCTGTTCAGCGTTCCGACGCACGCGCCGGAAGAAGAAGTCATTTTCAGCGATTTTATGGCCAAGCTCGACAAGGGCGATATCGAAAAAGTCATTATCAAAGCGAGCCATATCAGCGCGATTCTCAAAGATAAGACTCGCATTCGAACCTACTCTGCGGAATACCCGGAACTCGTCAAAGTCCTTCGGGAAAAGGGAGTACAGATTGAGGCGAAGCCGCCGGACGAAAGCCCTTGGTACATTACGTTTCTCGTGACATGGGGACCGTTCGTTCTGTTCCTAGGTCTCTGGTTCTTCTTGATGCGCCAGATGCAGATCGGTGGCAACAAGGCCTTATCGTTCGGGAAAAGCCGCGCTCGGATGCTGACGGAAGAACGGAAGAAAGTGACCTTCTCCGATGTGGCTGGTATCGATGAAGCGAAAGAGGAAGTGCTAGAGATCATCGAGTTTCTCAAGGATCCGAGGAAATTCCAAAAGCTCGGCGGCCGTATCCCCAAGGGGGTGTTGATCGTCGGTCCCCCCGGAACCGGGAAAACCTTATTGGCAAAAGCCATTGCAGGAGAAGCCGGGGTCCCGTTCTTTAGCATCAGCGGGTCCGACTTTGTGGAAATGTTCGTGGGGGTTGGCGCATCCCGTGTTCGTGATCTGTTCGAACAGGGGAAGAAACACGCGCCCTGCATCATTTTCATTGATGAGATCGACGCTGTCGGACGACTCCGTGGCGCAGGGCTGGGTGGTGGCCACGACGAGCGGGAACAGACCCTTAACCAGCTGCTGGTCGAAATGGATGGGTTTGACACCACGGAAGGCGTCATTTTGATCGCGGCGACCAACCGCCCGGATGTGCTAGATCCGGCATTGTTGAGACCGGGTCGGTTTGACCGACAAGTCGTCGTGAACCGACCGGATTTGCGCGGACGTACGGAAATTCTCAAGGTTCATACGAAGAAGGTGCCGGTTGCCGTGGACGTTGAACTGGAGAAGATTGCTCGTGGCACGCCGGGATTCTCCGGGGCCGATTTGGAGAACCTCGTGAACGAAGCGGCTTTGTGGGCGGCCCGTCAGAACAAGAAGGAAGTCGAACTGGTCGATTTTGAGATGGCCAAGGACAAAGTCCTCATGGGAGCCGAACGGAAGAGCATGATTCTGAGCGATGAGGAGAAACGGATTACAGCCTATCATGAAGCTGGCCATGCTCTTATGGCGAAGTTACTTCCCGGCACGGACCCCGTTCACAAAGTCACGATTATTCCCCGTGGGCGTGCGTTGGGCGTGACCATGCAGCTGCCGACGGACGATCGGCACAACTATTCGAAGGAATTTCTCTACAACACGCTGGCCATTCTGATGGGTGGACGTGTGGCGGAAGAACTCGTGTTGAAGAACATCACCACCGGAGCTGGAAACGATCTGGAACGGGCGACCGACTTGGCCAGAAAAATGGTGTGTGAGTGGGGAATGAGCGAGAAACTGGGACCGCTCACGTTCGGCCGAAAAGAGGAAGAGATTTTCCTGGGGCGAGAAATCGCGACGAAACGCGATTTCAGCGAGCAGGTTGCGCTGGATATCGACAGCGAAATCAAACGGCTTGTGAGTGAAAATTACGAACGGGCCAAACGGCTACTTACTGACCACATGCGCAGTCTAAAAGCATTGGCAGAAGCACTTTTGGAAAAGGAAGTGCTTGATGCGCCGGAGATTGATCAGATTCTCATGCAGTCCACGTCTCAGACCGTACCTGCCTAA